A single window of Syntrophotalea acetylenica DNA harbors:
- a CDS encoding [Fe-Fe] hydrogenase large subunit C-terminal domain-containing protein, with the protein MNQNPSLQPAIFTQETECQDCSKCVRYCPVKAIKVADGQARIVPEKCVSCGTCVRVCPANAKRVRNDLDQIRHLVRSGARVFASIAPSFVSEFPDIPSTHIIAALRKLGFAGVSETALGAQEVSALVATELAKGENRLYLSSACPAAVTFIQKYLPELSDSITRVYSPLLSHCTMLREHFGHDASIVFIGPCGAKKNEADRHPELLDAAITFADLRQWLLDEHIDPAALRPGGEDCFVPQNAQEGALYPVEGGMIETIRLHGDCDNVRCITVAGINGIRHVLSGFKPKTLPQPLFMELLACRGGCINGPCAQMREGNLDQWQEIIARAEVPAAPLQRMPRRDIMETIFDQPLQTQHYSDQEIHQALRLIDKEKTEDELNCGGCGYETCREFAHAILSGHAEVSMCLSYLRRQAQRKANALLHCIPSAIVLVDKDLRVVDCNRQFAELFSKDLAETYDYCPGLKGAVLEHILPFPQLFRQALDSGATLQHDALHVEDRIFQINIFPIEPGHVTGGVISDITAHEMPREMIARRAREVIHKNLKTVQEIACKLGENMAETEILLRSLAEGFAPARPVVDEELREEDR; encoded by the coding sequence ATGAATCAGAACCCGTCTCTTCAACCGGCCATTTTCACCCAGGAAACAGAGTGCCAGGACTGCTCCAAATGCGTCAGGTACTGCCCGGTCAAAGCTATCAAGGTCGCCGATGGGCAAGCCCGTATCGTTCCGGAAAAATGCGTCAGCTGCGGAACCTGCGTCCGGGTTTGTCCCGCCAATGCCAAGCGGGTACGTAACGACCTCGACCAGATCCGCCATCTGGTTCGATCCGGCGCGCGGGTTTTCGCCTCCATCGCCCCTTCCTTCGTCAGCGAGTTTCCCGACATCCCTTCGACCCACATCATCGCGGCGTTGCGCAAACTTGGCTTTGCCGGCGTAAGCGAGACTGCCCTCGGCGCCCAGGAAGTGTCGGCCCTGGTGGCCACGGAACTGGCCAAGGGCGAAAATCGTCTCTATCTTTCCTCCGCCTGCCCGGCAGCGGTGACATTTATCCAGAAATACCTGCCCGAACTCTCGGATTCGATAACCAGGGTATATTCCCCCCTGCTGTCGCACTGTACCATGTTGCGGGAACATTTCGGCCACGACGCGAGCATTGTCTTTATCGGACCCTGCGGCGCAAAGAAAAATGAAGCTGACCGGCATCCGGAACTGCTGGATGCGGCCATCACCTTTGCCGATCTGCGCCAGTGGCTGCTCGACGAACACATCGACCCGGCCGCACTGCGTCCCGGCGGCGAAGACTGTTTTGTCCCCCAAAACGCCCAGGAAGGCGCCCTCTACCCCGTGGAAGGAGGCATGATCGAGACCATACGCCTGCATGGCGACTGCGATAATGTGCGCTGCATTACGGTCGCTGGCATCAACGGCATCCGCCACGTGTTGTCGGGATTCAAGCCCAAGACCCTGCCGCAACCGCTGTTCATGGAACTGCTGGCCTGCCGCGGGGGCTGCATCAACGGGCCCTGCGCCCAGATGCGGGAAGGCAATCTGGATCAGTGGCAGGAAATCATTGCCCGCGCCGAAGTGCCGGCCGCGCCACTGCAGCGGATGCCGCGACGCGACATCATGGAAACCATTTTCGACCAACCCCTGCAGACACAGCACTACAGCGATCAGGAGATCCACCAGGCCCTGCGTCTGATCGACAAGGAAAAAACCGAGGACGAACTCAATTGCGGAGGATGCGGGTACGAAACCTGCCGGGAATTCGCTCACGCCATTCTCTCGGGACACGCTGAAGTATCCATGTGCCTGTCCTACCTGCGGCGTCAGGCGCAGCGCAAGGCCAATGCGCTGCTGCATTGCATTCCTTCGGCCATTGTCCTGGTAGACAAGGATCTGCGGGTGGTGGACTGCAACCGGCAGTTCGCCGAACTGTTCAGCAAAGACCTGGCGGAAACCTATGATTACTGCCCGGGACTCAAGGGCGCGGTACTGGAACACATCCTGCCCTTTCCCCAGCTTTTTCGACAAGCCCTGGACAGCGGCGCGACTCTGCAGCACGATGCCCTGCATGTTGAAGATCGCATCTTCCAGATCAACATCTTCCCCATTGAACCGGGGCATGTCACCGGCGGCGTCATCAGCGATATTACGGCGCACGAAATGCCGCGGGAGATGATTGCCCGCCGGGCTCGGGAAGTCATCCATAAAAACCTCAAGACGGTTCAGGAAATCGCCTGCAAACTCGGAGAAAACATGGCGGAGACGGAGATTCTCCTGCGTTCGCTGGCGGAAGGCTTCGCTCCGGCCCGCCCGGTGGTGGACGAAGAACTCCGCGAAGAGGACAGGTAA
- a CDS encoding SpoIIE family protein phosphatase: MNNSLFVEIESFQYNCVGEDICGDCFMMEKTPGFNRIIAVLSDGLGHGVKAGILSNMTASMALKFIGSNQALIPSAETMMDALPICQKRKISYATFSIIDYIPGETVRIIEMDNPPFILIRNGKLLDPAFKEVWSPRHENRKMRIYEVDVKPQDRLIFMSDGISQAGLGSDQHKLGWRRQGCASHVIDLVRGNPSISARELARQIVDTAKSLEENRQPGDDMTAAVFYFRTPRRTILLTGPPFPKITTGNMPGSSMHSGATRSFAEEPPRKSWRGSLAGRSTRTSPRSPKASLPWRPWKAST, translated from the coding sequence ATGAACAACTCACTGTTCGTGGAAATAGAATCGTTTCAATATAACTGCGTCGGCGAGGATATCTGCGGCGACTGCTTCATGATGGAGAAAACGCCGGGCTTCAATCGCATTATCGCGGTGCTGTCCGACGGACTGGGACACGGGGTCAAGGCCGGCATCCTTTCCAACATGACGGCGTCCATGGCCCTGAAATTCATCGGCAGCAACCAGGCACTCATTCCCTCCGCCGAAACCATGATGGACGCCCTGCCCATCTGCCAGAAACGCAAAATCAGTTACGCCACCTTTTCCATCATCGATTACATACCCGGCGAAACCGTACGGATCATCGAGATGGACAATCCGCCCTTTATCCTGATCCGCAACGGCAAACTCCTGGACCCGGCCTTCAAGGAAGTATGGTCGCCGCGTCATGAAAACCGTAAAATGCGGATTTATGAAGTCGATGTAAAACCTCAGGACCGGCTGATTTTCATGTCCGACGGCATCAGCCAGGCAGGCCTTGGGTCCGACCAGCACAAACTCGGCTGGCGCCGCCAGGGATGCGCTTCACATGTGATCGATCTGGTGCGCGGGAATCCTTCCATATCCGCCCGGGAACTGGCCCGACAGATCGTCGATACGGCGAAAAGTCTCGAGGAAAATCGCCAACCCGGCGATGACATGACAGCCGCCGTATTTTACTTCCGCACCCCGCGACGCACCATTCTGCTGACAGGACCCCCTTTTCCAAAAATTACGACCGGGAATATGCCTGGATCCTCAATGCATTCCGGGGCAACAAGGTCATTTGCGGAGGAACCTCCGCGGAAATCGTGGCGCGGGAGCTTGGCAGGGAGATCCACACGGACCTCTCCACGGTCGCCAAAGGCATCCCTCCCCTGGCGACCATGGAAGGCGTCGACCTGA
- a CDS encoding radical SAM/SPASM domain-containing protein, giving the protein MSVKSHQKLVCIQPFVWCEIHADGSVFACCPSWVNVPLGNLLRDSFDYIWNGPVAMRLRQSVLDGSFSLCDQVRCPRLAGRQAPVMPQDAVPLPYLREVLRRNDLHLPFGPRQLNLCYDARCNLACPSCRKGLVRVGGRYLGRIRQIEVRLKQAFGPSVEEITVSGYGDPFGSPSYLAFLQNLDTSDFPRLHTLRLHTNAQLWDASAWEGLGLARALIRSAEISVDAASAPTYAENRRGGDFGCLLHNLAFIATLGLRIRLSFVVQRNNFRQMPAFAALAKDFGFSAYFSQLSDWGTFSGEDYRHRAVHNPGHTEHEAFKDIARRLVGVPGVDLGNLLPLLADAQA; this is encoded by the coding sequence ATGTCTGTCAAATCCCATCAAAAACTGGTGTGTATCCAACCGTTTGTCTGGTGCGAGATTCACGCCGATGGTTCGGTCTTTGCCTGCTGCCCATCCTGGGTGAATGTCCCCCTGGGCAATCTTCTCCGGGATTCTTTCGATTATATCTGGAACGGCCCGGTTGCCATGCGTCTGCGTCAATCCGTTCTGGACGGGAGTTTTTCCCTGTGCGACCAGGTGCGCTGCCCCCGCCTGGCAGGACGGCAGGCTCCTGTGATGCCGCAGGATGCGGTACCGTTGCCATATCTTCGGGAGGTCTTGCGTCGGAACGACCTGCATTTGCCTTTTGGGCCTCGTCAGCTCAATCTCTGTTACGATGCGCGTTGCAATCTTGCCTGTCCCAGTTGTCGAAAGGGGTTGGTTCGGGTCGGCGGGCGCTACCTGGGGCGCATTCGGCAGATAGAAGTCCGCCTGAAGCAAGCCTTCGGACCGAGCGTAGAGGAAATAACCGTGAGCGGTTACGGGGACCCCTTCGGGAGCCCATCCTACCTGGCCTTTCTGCAAAATCTGGATACTTCCGATTTCCCCCGACTGCATACGCTCCGACTGCATACCAACGCGCAACTCTGGGATGCGTCTGCATGGGAGGGGCTGGGTTTGGCCCGAGCCCTGATTCGTTCGGCGGAAATCTCCGTCGATGCCGCCAGCGCACCAACTTATGCGGAGAATCGTCGCGGCGGTGATTTTGGTTGTCTGTTACACAACCTGGCTTTCATAGCAACGCTTGGCTTGCGGATTCGGCTGAGTTTCGTGGTGCAGCGGAACAATTTCCGCCAAATGCCGGCCTTCGCAGCGCTGGCCAAAGACTTCGGTTTCTCGGCCTATTTCAGCCAGTTGTCTGACTGGGGGACTTTTTCAGGGGAGGACTACAGACATCGGGCCGTTCACAATCCCGGGCACACCGAGCATGAGGCTTTCAAGGACATTGCGCGACGCTTGGTGGGTGTGCCGGGGGTGGACCTGGGAAATTTGCTGCCGTTGCTGGCCGATGCGCAGGCCTGA
- a CDS encoding formate/nitrite transporter family protein, producing MSNFVPPAELSKSFIAIGKAKATNTAIKLFVLGILAGVFIGFAAHLATTVATGEWGIFGLQKFFIGAVFSVGLMLVVIPGSELFTGNNMMTIALCNKDITLAQLLRNWIIVYAGNLVGSIALAWMIAMGSGLLDGAVGATAINIAYGKVTAGADAHTAMYFWRAIGCNWLVCLAVMMAISAKDIAGKVLGIFFPIMAFVTSGFEHCVANMYFIPAGIFAKASTAAVTASGKSLEALTALNWTTLWTQNLIIVTLGNIVGGAILCGVVYWWAFVRGTSQKAEAAAAPTAKAA from the coding sequence ATGTCTAACTTCGTACCGCCTGCGGAACTTAGCAAATCCTTTATCGCCATTGGCAAAGCCAAGGCAACCAACACCGCCATCAAACTTTTCGTGCTGGGTATTCTCGCAGGGGTCTTCATCGGGTTTGCAGCACACCTCGCCACGACTGTCGCTACCGGCGAATGGGGCATCTTCGGTCTGCAGAAATTCTTCATTGGCGCGGTCTTCAGCGTAGGACTTATGCTGGTCGTGATTCCGGGTTCGGAACTCTTCACCGGCAACAACATGATGACCATCGCCCTGTGCAACAAGGACATCACCCTGGCACAGCTGCTGCGCAACTGGATCATCGTTTATGCCGGCAACCTCGTCGGCTCCATTGCCCTGGCATGGATGATCGCCATGGGCAGCGGCCTGCTGGACGGCGCAGTCGGCGCTACCGCGATCAACATTGCCTACGGCAAGGTTACAGCGGGTGCCGATGCTCACACGGCCATGTACTTCTGGCGCGCCATTGGCTGTAACTGGCTGGTATGCCTCGCCGTCATGATGGCAATCTCCGCCAAAGACATCGCCGGTAAAGTTCTGGGTATTTTCTTCCCCATCATGGCGTTCGTCACCTCCGGGTTTGAGCACTGCGTTGCCAACATGTACTTCATTCCGGCCGGCATCTTCGCCAAAGCGTCCACGGCAGCCGTCACCGCTTCCGGCAAATCCCTCGAAGCCCTGACCGCCCTCAACTGGACCACCCTGTGGACCCAGAACCTGATCATCGTAACCCTGGGCAACATCGTTGGCGGCGCCATTCTCTGCGGCGTGGTTTACTGGTGGGCCTTCGTTCGCGGCACCTCGCAGAAAGCTGAAGCCGCCGCGGCACCGACTGCCAAAGCTGCCTAA
- a CDS encoding molybdenum cofactor guanylyltransferase, with translation MKFGSAVILAGGKSRRMGFDKQFLQIKDHYLLCWHGEQLATMFDQIIVVSNTPELYRGTPFVVVSDELRHQGPLGGIHIGLKTALSQNVYFLACDMPNINLDYIRRMQQCVSQSHAPACVTRYGDWIEPFNAFYSRVLISAIEAYLATGRHSLFDFLETCETFYIPEAEARQYSPDWKMFLNLNTREDFEKWRSLSLAHGFDNAACGKSCRR, from the coding sequence ATGAAGTTCGGCAGTGCGGTAATCCTTGCCGGCGGCAAAAGCCGCCGCATGGGATTCGACAAACAATTTTTGCAGATCAAGGACCACTATCTTCTTTGCTGGCATGGTGAACAGCTTGCCACCATGTTTGATCAGATCATTGTCGTCAGCAACACCCCCGAATTGTACCGGGGAACGCCCTTCGTCGTAGTGAGCGACGAACTCAGGCACCAGGGACCGCTGGGCGGCATACACATCGGGCTTAAGACCGCACTGTCTCAGAACGTGTATTTCCTGGCCTGCGATATGCCCAATATCAATCTGGACTATATCCGGCGCATGCAGCAATGCGTCAGCCAAAGTCACGCCCCTGCCTGCGTAACGAGATATGGTGACTGGATCGAGCCGTTCAATGCCTTTTATTCCCGCGTTTTGATCTCGGCTATCGAAGCTTACCTTGCCACCGGACGCCACTCCCTGTTCGATTTTCTGGAAACCTGTGAAACCTTTTATATTCCGGAAGCGGAGGCCAGGCAGTACAGTCCGGACTGGAAGATGTTTCTCAACCTCAATACCCGGGAAGATTTTGAAAAGTGGCGCAGTCTCAGTCTTGCCCATGGTTTCGATAATGCCGCTTGCGGCAAATCCTGCCGAAGATAA
- the fdhD gene encoding formate dehydrogenase accessory sulfurtransferase FdhD, which translates to MESVRDRRQYEILQCRQGDFRKVMDVVVAEYNLEIEVNGQPFVILLCTPRSLENLVAGFLFSEGVIRGPGDLQEIQIDVDQQRARVTLRGSDDFALAAQRSHIRQTVPTAGGKGHSTLDAAVLQSLTEGYDGRITIRAARVPELMDRFGKMSQLFADTGGVHSCALSDGEQILLFEDDIGRHNALDKVLGEAMMRGIALNDKVVLTSGRISTEILAKVARRGIPAIISRSAPTSAAIDQARTLNMTLIGFARGQNFNVYTNFSCLDMD; encoded by the coding sequence ATGGAATCAGTCAGGGATCGGCGGCAGTACGAAATTCTGCAGTGTCGGCAGGGAGATTTCAGAAAAGTAATGGATGTGGTGGTTGCCGAATACAACCTGGAGATCGAGGTTAACGGCCAACCGTTCGTCATTTTGCTTTGTACCCCCCGATCCCTGGAGAATCTGGTAGCAGGCTTCCTGTTCTCGGAGGGGGTTATCCGCGGGCCCGGGGATCTGCAGGAAATTCAAATTGATGTGGATCAGCAACGGGCGCGAGTTACCTTGAGAGGTAGTGACGATTTTGCCCTGGCTGCCCAAAGATCGCATATACGCCAAACCGTACCCACCGCCGGTGGTAAAGGCCATTCCACGCTTGATGCCGCGGTTCTGCAGTCTTTGACCGAAGGGTATGATGGCCGCATCACAATCAGAGCGGCAAGGGTGCCGGAACTGATGGATCGGTTCGGCAAAATGTCTCAACTGTTTGCCGATACCGGCGGGGTGCACAGCTGTGCCCTGTCCGACGGCGAGCAGATTTTGCTCTTTGAAGACGATATCGGCAGGCACAACGCTCTGGATAAAGTCCTGGGAGAGGCCATGATGCGCGGCATAGCGCTTAACGACAAGGTCGTGCTTACCAGCGGCAGGATATCGACGGAAATTCTCGCCAAAGTGGCTCGCCGCGGAATCCCGGCCATTATCTCCCGTTCCGCGCCGACCAGTGCGGCTATCGATCAGGCCCGCACTCTCAATATGACTCTGATCGGTTTTGCCCGGGGCCAAAATTTCAATGTCTACACCAACTTTTCCTGTCTCGATATGGATTGA
- a CDS encoding carbonic anhydrase, with protein MIEKNVVTDFCSQVSEPEIGSGTYVHPLAAVIGNVILGRNIMVSPTAAVRGDEGQPLFVGDDSNIQDGVVIHALETELNGAPVAKNLYEVDGRSYAAYVGCRVSLAHQVQIHGPAVVLDDTFVGMKSLVFKSFVGKKCVIEPGAIIMGVTVEDGRYVPAGSIIRSQEEADALPKITDDYPFKDMNKGVVHVNTALARQYLASHKG; from the coding sequence ATGATTGAAAAAAACGTGGTTACCGATTTTTGCAGCCAGGTCTCCGAACCTGAGATCGGTTCGGGAACCTATGTTCACCCCTTGGCTGCCGTTATCGGAAATGTTATTCTTGGAAGGAATATCATGGTATCACCAACGGCGGCTGTAAGGGGCGACGAAGGGCAACCTCTCTTCGTTGGCGATGATTCCAATATCCAGGATGGGGTTGTCATTCATGCTCTGGAAACCGAATTGAATGGCGCGCCGGTTGCCAAGAACCTCTACGAGGTCGATGGCCGTTCCTACGCTGCGTATGTCGGATGCCGTGTTTCGCTGGCTCATCAGGTTCAGATCCACGGCCCCGCCGTGGTTTTGGATGATACCTTCGTCGGGATGAAATCACTTGTATTTAAATCCTTTGTCGGTAAAAAATGTGTGATTGAACCCGGCGCTATTATCATGGGCGTTACGGTGGAGGATGGCCGGTATGTCCCGGCCGGCTCGATCATTCGTAGCCAGGAAGAAGCCGATGCTCTGCCGAAAATCACCGACGACTATCCTTTCAAGGACATGAACAAGGGTGTCGTGCATGTCAACACTGCGCTGGCCCGACAGTACCTGGCATCACATAAAGGATAG
- the fdhF gene encoding formate dehydrogenase subunit alpha, producing MLNITIDGQAVEMPVGSTILEAAKKVGIEIPTLCHLDMEKQFNQQAAACRICVVEVENRRNLAPACATPLMNNMVIKTDTPRVIEARKTVLHLMLSDHPLDCLTCEKAGNCKLQDLCYQYGIEETRFPGLRNDFPLDDTNEFYVRDLNKCVACRRCVQVCTKFQSTNAIGFGNRGFTTHPVAPFDRGMDASDCVSCGNCVSVCPVGALLPKNKEKYRSWEVKKTQTTCSYCGVGCQMNLLSKGNKVVGVEPLSGASNDGLLCVKGKFGFNFINHPDRLTTPLIRKDGELVKATWDEALDLVASKAKAIKAEFGSEAFAGLSSARVTNEENYLFQKMVRAGFGTNSVDHCARLUHSSTVAGLATTLGSGAMTNSINELIDSNVIFISGSNTTENHPVIGAKIRQAKAKGAKIIVVDPRNIDIAADADVFLQVNPGTNIALANAMMNYIISEGLDAAEYVKERTEGFDELVATVADYTPEKAAEICGVSAEDIKKAARIYAEGEKASIVYCMGVTQHSTGTEGVMSMANLAMLCGNIGIESGGVNPLRGQNNVQGACDMGALPGTYPAYQSVANADVKAKFEKAWGVALSDKVGLTLTEIVHGAGHGDIKFLYIMGENPMVSDPDLTHVEEALKNTGFLVVQDIFLTETAQLADVVLPAATFAEKDGTFSNTERRVQMVRKAINPIGDCKPDWQILSEVLKRLGIGKNYASPEDVFAEIREVTPSYAGISYDRLNELGSLQWPCPTEDHAGTKFLHVGKFARGLGLFKPAAFKPSAELPDDEYPVIMTTGRVLYHYHTRTMTGKVDGLNAMSPESFVEINPEAARKLSIAEGDKVKISTRRGSIVAKAKVTPKLKENVIFIPFHFAEGAANVLTNPVVDPIAKIPEYKSCAAKLEKVAWDWSEEADGIR from the coding sequence ATGCTGAATATAACGATAGACGGGCAGGCGGTCGAAATGCCTGTCGGCAGTACGATTCTTGAGGCAGCTAAAAAAGTCGGGATCGAGATTCCGACGCTGTGCCATCTCGATATGGAAAAGCAGTTCAACCAGCAGGCCGCGGCCTGCCGCATCTGCGTGGTTGAAGTGGAAAATCGGCGCAACCTGGCTCCGGCCTGCGCTACTCCTCTTATGAACAATATGGTGATCAAGACCGATACCCCCCGCGTTATCGAAGCGCGCAAGACGGTTCTTCACCTGATGCTGTCCGACCACCCCCTGGATTGTCTGACCTGCGAAAAGGCCGGTAACTGCAAGCTGCAGGATCTCTGTTACCAGTACGGCATCGAGGAAACCCGCTTCCCGGGTCTGCGCAACGATTTTCCGCTGGATGACACCAACGAGTTCTATGTCCGTGATCTGAACAAGTGCGTGGCATGCCGCCGTTGCGTGCAGGTCTGCACCAAATTCCAGTCCACCAACGCCATCGGCTTCGGCAATCGCGGCTTCACCACCCATCCCGTGGCTCCCTTCGACAGGGGCATGGATGCCTCCGACTGCGTCTCCTGTGGCAACTGCGTGTCGGTCTGCCCGGTAGGGGCCCTGCTGCCGAAAAACAAGGAGAAATATCGCAGCTGGGAAGTGAAAAAGACCCAGACGACCTGCTCCTACTGCGGTGTCGGCTGCCAGATGAACCTGCTCAGCAAAGGCAACAAGGTGGTCGGCGTAGAGCCGCTCAGCGGTGCCTCCAATGATGGTCTTCTGTGCGTAAAGGGCAAATTCGGCTTCAATTTCATCAACCATCCGGATCGCCTGACGACGCCGTTGATCCGCAAAGATGGCGAACTGGTCAAGGCAACCTGGGATGAAGCCCTTGATCTGGTGGCTTCCAAAGCTAAGGCCATCAAAGCTGAATTCGGTAGCGAAGCTTTCGCCGGTTTGAGTTCCGCACGTGTTACGAACGAAGAAAACTACCTCTTTCAGAAAATGGTGCGCGCGGGGTTCGGCACAAACAGTGTCGATCACTGCGCTCGACTTTGACACAGCTCCACCGTTGCCGGTCTGGCAACTACGCTTGGTAGTGGCGCAATGACCAACTCCATCAACGAGTTGATCGATAGTAACGTTATTTTTATCAGCGGGTCCAACACCACCGAAAACCATCCGGTTATCGGTGCCAAGATCCGTCAGGCAAAGGCTAAAGGCGCGAAAATCATCGTTGTCGATCCGCGAAATATCGACATTGCCGCCGATGCCGATGTTTTCCTGCAGGTCAATCCCGGCACCAACATCGCTCTGGCCAACGCCATGATGAACTACATCATCAGTGAAGGCCTGGATGCTGCCGAGTATGTCAAAGAGCGCACCGAGGGCTTCGATGAACTGGTAGCGACCGTGGCGGATTACACCCCCGAAAAAGCTGCTGAAATCTGCGGTGTGAGTGCCGAAGATATCAAGAAGGCAGCTCGCATCTACGCCGAAGGCGAAAAAGCCTCCATCGTTTACTGCATGGGCGTTACCCAGCATTCCACCGGTACCGAAGGCGTTATGAGCATGGCTAACCTGGCCATGTTGTGTGGCAATATCGGTATCGAATCGGGCGGGGTCAACCCGCTGCGTGGTCAGAACAACGTTCAGGGTGCCTGCGATATGGGGGCCTTGCCCGGGACCTATCCTGCGTACCAGAGTGTGGCGAATGCCGACGTCAAGGCCAAGTTCGAAAAGGCCTGGGGTGTTGCGTTGTCCGACAAGGTCGGCCTCACCCTGACTGAAATCGTGCATGGTGCTGGTCATGGCGATATCAAGTTCCTGTACATCATGGGTGAAAACCCGATGGTTTCCGACCCGGATCTGACCCATGTTGAAGAAGCACTGAAAAACACCGGATTCCTGGTGGTGCAGGACATTTTCCTGACCGAGACGGCTCAGTTGGCCGACGTGGTTCTGCCGGCCGCTACTTTTGCTGAAAAGGACGGTACCTTCTCCAATACCGAACGGCGCGTACAGATGGTGCGCAAAGCCATCAATCCGATCGGAGATTGCAAGCCTGACTGGCAGATCCTGTCGGAGGTCCTGAAGCGTCTTGGAATCGGGAAAAATTATGCCAGCCCTGAGGACGTGTTTGCTGAGATCCGCGAGGTAACGCCTTCCTATGCCGGTATCAGCTATGATCGTCTCAATGAACTGGGCAGCCTGCAGTGGCCCTGTCCGACCGAAGATCACGCCGGCACCAAATTCCTGCATGTCGGCAAGTTCGCTCGGGGCCTTGGTTTGTTCAAACCCGCTGCGTTCAAGCCCAGTGCTGAGTTGCCTGATGACGAATACCCCGTGATCATGACCACCGGTCGTGTGCTTTATCACTATCACACCCGCACCATGACCGGTAAAGTTGACGGGCTGAACGCCATGTCTCCCGAGTCTTTTGTGGAGATCAATCCCGAAGCTGCTCGCAAATTGAGCATTGCCGAAGGAGACAAGGTCAAGATCAGCACCCGCCGCGGTTCTATCGTGGCAAAGGCCAAGGTAACGCCTAAATTGAAGGAGAACGTCATCTTCATTCCGTTCCACTTTGCCGAGGGCGCGGCCAACGTCTTGACTAACCCGGTAGTCGATCCTATTGCCAAGATTCCTGAGTACAAGTCCTGTGCAGCCAAGCTTGAAAAAGTGGCCTGGGACTGGTCGGAAGAGGCTGACGGAATCCGATAA